A stretch of the Agelaius phoeniceus isolate bAgePho1 chromosome 1, bAgePho1.hap1, whole genome shotgun sequence genome encodes the following:
- the GPD1L gene encoding glycerol-3-phosphate dehydrogenase 1-like protein — MALSAGALKVCIVGSGNWGSAVAKIIGNNVKKLQKFAPTVNMWVFEENINGRKLTEIINTDHENVKYLPGCKLPDNVVAIPNLCEAVQDADLLVFVVPHQFIHKVCDEITGQVPSKALGITLIKGIDHGPEGLKLISDIIREKMGIDISVLMGANIANEVAADKFCETTIGCKILENGLLFKELLQTPNFRITVVDDADAVEVCGALKNVVAVGAGFCDGLGYGDNTKAAVIRLGLMEMIAFAKIFCTGQVSIATFLESCGIADLITTCYAGRNRRVAEAFVKTGKSLEELEKEMLHGQKLQGPQTSAEVHQILKKKEMVDKFPLFTAVYEICYEGRPVTDIISCLQNHPEHK, encoded by the exons ATGGCGCTCTCCGCCGGCGCCCTCAAGGTCTGCATCGTGGGCTCGGGCAACTG GGGTTCTGCAGTTGCCAAAATAATAGGTAATAATGTAAAAAAATTGCAGAAGTTTGCTCCCACAGTGAACATGTGGGTCTTCGAGGAGAATATTAATGGGAGAAAACTGACAGAAATCATAAATACGGACCATGAAAACGTAAAGTATCTCCCTGGATGCAAGCTGCCTGATAATGTG GTTGCTATCCCAAACCTTTGTGAAGCGGTACAGGATGCAGACTTGCTGGTTTTTGTCGTTCCTCACCAGTTCATCCATAAAGTCTGCGATGAAATCACAGGACAAGTACCCAGTAAAGCTCTCGGCATAACTCTCATAAAG GGGATAGATCATGGCCCGGAGGGACTCAAACTGATCTCTGACATTATTCGAGAGAAGATGGGAATAGACATCAGTGTGCTGATGGGAGCTAACATTGCCAATGAGGTGGCAGCAGACAAATTCTGTGAAACCACAATAG GCTGCAAAATCTTGGAAAATGGCCTTCTCTTCAAAGAACTCCTGCAGACTCCGAACTTCCGAATAACTGTAGTTGATGATGCAGATGCAGTTGAGGTGTGTGGTGCTTTGAAG AATGTAGTAGCAGTGGGAGCTGGTTTCTGTGACGGCCTTGGCTACGGTGACAATACCAAAGCTGCTGTTATTCGCCTTGGCCTAATGGAGATGATCGCCTTTGCCAAAATTTTTTGCACGGGACAGGTTTCTATTGCCACTTTCCTGGAGAGCTGTGGCATTGCTGATCTCATCACAACGTGTTACGCTGGCCGGAATCGACGTGTAGCAGAAGCATTCGTTAAAACTGGAAAG TCTCTTGAAGAATTAGAGAAGGAAATGTTGCATGGTCAGAAACTCCAAGGACCACAGACTTCTGCAGAAGTGCATCAGAtcctgaagaagaaagaaatggtGGACAA